A genomic region of uncultured Roseibium sp. contains the following coding sequences:
- a CDS encoding DUF6468 domain-containing protein, with translation MSTLPIGMIIEGLVAVLLLITIGYCWMLNRRLQRLRADEEVLRATISELMTATEIAERAILGLKTTAAEADKVLGTRLKQAETMSVSLAEQIGEGEKIFTRISQIAEAARAASSHAEQAPRAEAYAVRSPVEPAEHVPQPAYAAPPAQTAPPPAQVAAAAAPVLEPERPRTSRAADIRSAAAEATARLEQFRRRNGAAA, from the coding sequence ATGAGCACTTTGCCAATCGGAATGATCATTGAAGGCTTGGTCGCGGTGCTGCTGCTGATCACGATCGGTTACTGCTGGATGCTGAACCGGCGCCTGCAGCGACTGAGAGCCGATGAAGAAGTCCTCAGGGCCACCATTTCCGAGCTCATGACCGCGACCGAAATCGCCGAACGCGCGATCCTCGGCCTGAAAACAACTGCGGCGGAGGCGGACAAGGTTCTCGGAACCCGTCTTAAGCAAGCGGAAACCATGTCCGTCAGCCTCGCGGAACAGATCGGCGAGGGTGAGAAAATCTTTACCAGAATTTCGCAGATTGCGGAGGCTGCGCGGGCCGCATCGTCCCATGCGGAGCAGGCGCCGCGCGCGGAGGCATATGCAGTCCGGTCACCTGTGGAGCCCGCCGAGCATGTGCCGCAGCCAGCTTATGCCGCGCCGCCCGCGCAAACTGCGCCGCCGCCCGCACAGGTCGCTGCAGCGGCGGCTCCCGTCCTTGAACCGGAGCGCCCGCGCACGAGCAGAGCGGCGGACATTCGCAGCGCGGCGGCCGAAGCGACTGCAAGACTTGAACAATTCCGCAGACGGAATGGTGCTGCTGCATGA